A portion of the Streptomyces sp. NBC_01335 genome contains these proteins:
- the rsmH gene encoding 16S rRNA (cytosine(1402)-N(4))-methyltransferase RsmH, giving the protein MSQTRHVPVMLQRCLDLLAPALERAGGNPPVVVDCTLGLGGHSEALLTAFPEVRLVALDRDKEALRLSGERLAPYGDRATLVHAVYDELPEVLDRLGIPKAQGVLFDLGVSSMQLDEADRGFAYAQDAPLDMRMDQTTGIGAAEVLNTYPPGELVRILRAYGEEKQAKRIVSAVVREREKEPFTNSARLVELIRDSLPQAAKRTGGNPAKRTFQALRIEVNGELTVLENAIPAAVASLAVGGRIAVLSYHSLEDRLVKQVFAAGAANTAPPGLPVVPERYQPRLKLLTRGAELPTEEEVAENRRAAPARLRGAERIREDER; this is encoded by the coding sequence TTGAGCCAGACCCGACACGTCCCGGTGATGCTCCAGCGATGCCTGGACCTGTTGGCCCCGGCTCTGGAGCGGGCGGGCGGCAACCCACCGGTGGTCGTCGACTGCACCCTCGGCCTCGGCGGACACAGCGAGGCCCTGCTCACCGCCTTCCCCGAGGTACGGCTCGTCGCCCTCGACCGGGACAAGGAGGCGCTCCGGCTCTCCGGCGAGCGCCTCGCCCCGTACGGCGACCGCGCCACCCTGGTGCACGCGGTCTACGACGAACTGCCCGAGGTGCTGGACCGGCTCGGCATCCCCAAGGCCCAGGGCGTCCTCTTCGACCTCGGCGTCTCCTCCATGCAGCTGGACGAGGCCGACCGGGGATTCGCGTACGCCCAGGACGCGCCGCTCGACATGCGCATGGACCAGACCACCGGGATCGGCGCGGCGGAGGTCCTCAACACCTACCCGCCGGGCGAACTGGTCCGCATCCTGCGCGCGTACGGCGAGGAGAAGCAGGCCAAGCGGATCGTCTCCGCCGTCGTGCGCGAGCGCGAGAAGGAACCGTTCACCAACAGCGCCCGGCTGGTCGAGCTGATCCGCGACTCCCTCCCGCAGGCCGCCAAGCGCACCGGCGGCAACCCGGCCAAGCGCACCTTCCAGGCACTGCGCATCGAGGTGAACGGCGAGCTCACCGTCCTGGAGAACGCCATCCCCGCCGCGGTCGCCTCCCTCGCCGTCGGCGGCCGGATCGCCGTGCTCTCCTACCACTCGCTGGAGGACCGGCTGGTCAAGCAGGTGTTCGCGGCGGGTGCGGCGAACACCGCGCCGCCCGGACTGCCCGTGGTGCCCGAGCGCTACCAGCCCCGCCTCAAGCTCCTCACCCGGGGCGCGGAGCTGCCCACCGAGGAAGAGGTCGCCGAGAACCGGCGGGCCGCCCCGGCCCGGCTGCGCGGCGCCGAACGCATCCGCGAGGACGAGCGGTGA
- a CDS encoding transglutaminase TgpA family protein, translated as MSGPVRLALCAYAATLLAAGALLPLVDPWTWVFEAALLLAVQSAAGALARRFVPARPVAVGVQVLVALVLLTAAFAGDRALLGVLPGPGAVQWLGDLLTAGADDVGRYAIPAPMTDGIKLLLVGGVLLIGLLVDVLAVTLRAAAPAGLPLLALYSVAAGLSDGGASRLWFVLAASGYLLLLLAEGRDRTAQWGRLFAGPARGGPAPGARVKSPVRTGRRIGALALGVALVVPVALPALGGGLLDGLGAGNGRGGGGGTISAVNPLVSLQDNLNQAENREVLRYRSEDGAAQGSYLRILSLDRFTGAEWLPSKRALRDVPNRLPQPAGLGQDVVTTEVTSQITASDDYRQDYLPMPYPATKVRIDGRWRYEPEGRTLIGDGGQTTGGARYQVSSLVVEPTAAQLASAGLPPADLTLEYTEVPASLPDVVAETAAQVTQGSANHYEQAVALQDWFAQNGGFTYDTSVNSGTGTAAIGRFLKNRRGFCVHFSFAMAAMARTLGIPARVAVGFTPGTTQADGSVSVGLRDAHAWPELYFQGVGWTRFEPTPTRGSVPSYTVPQAPTGSTDTSAAPTASASAQPSAAPSASESCSALVRKEGACGPSAAPVAANTAGPGFPLGTVALVALGVVLVVLLPLSPLLWRTRQRRRRLYGSGGRTPADAAARTLAVWREVTDTAWDHGIVPDEALTPRRAAERVVRLGGLEGEAAAALHRVAGAVEQVLYAPRAQQPARLSEDAVLVRAGLAARAGRPARLRAALAPRSAVRVVWAVSERRTALAGRFAERMAAAGRSLRPSRSRG; from the coding sequence ATGAGCGGTCCCGTCCGGCTCGCCCTGTGCGCCTACGCGGCGACGCTGCTGGCGGCGGGGGCGCTGCTGCCCCTGGTCGACCCCTGGACGTGGGTGTTCGAGGCCGCGCTGCTGCTCGCGGTGCAGAGCGCGGCGGGGGCGCTGGCGCGGCGGTTCGTGCCGGCGCGCCCGGTGGCCGTCGGGGTGCAGGTGCTGGTCGCGCTGGTACTGCTGACGGCCGCGTTCGCCGGCGACCGGGCGCTGCTCGGGGTGCTGCCCGGCCCGGGTGCCGTCCAGTGGCTGGGTGACCTGCTGACGGCGGGGGCGGACGACGTCGGCCGGTACGCGATCCCCGCGCCCATGACGGACGGCATCAAGCTGCTGCTGGTCGGCGGGGTCCTGCTGATCGGGCTGCTGGTCGACGTGCTGGCGGTGACCCTGCGGGCCGCCGCACCGGCCGGGCTCCCGCTGCTCGCGCTGTACTCGGTGGCGGCGGGGCTCTCCGACGGTGGGGCGAGCCGGCTGTGGTTCGTGCTGGCGGCCTCGGGCTATCTGCTGCTCCTGCTGGCCGAGGGCCGGGACCGTACCGCCCAGTGGGGGCGGCTCTTCGCCGGCCCGGCGCGCGGCGGCCCCGCGCCCGGGGCCCGGGTGAAGTCCCCGGTGCGGACCGGGCGCCGGATCGGGGCGCTGGCGCTGGGCGTCGCGCTGGTGGTCCCGGTCGCACTGCCGGCGCTCGGCGGCGGTCTGCTGGACGGCCTGGGCGCGGGCAACGGGCGGGGTGGCGGCGGGGGCACGATCTCGGCGGTGAACCCGCTGGTCTCCCTCCAGGACAACCTCAACCAGGCGGAGAACCGGGAGGTGCTGAGGTACCGCTCCGAGGACGGTGCCGCGCAGGGGTCCTATCTGCGCATCCTCTCGCTCGACCGGTTCACCGGGGCCGAGTGGCTGCCGTCCAAGCGGGCGCTGCGGGACGTACCGAACCGGCTTCCGCAGCCGGCGGGTCTCGGGCAGGACGTCGTCACCACCGAGGTCACCTCCCAGATCACCGCGTCCGACGACTACCGGCAGGACTACCTGCCGATGCCGTATCCGGCGACCAAGGTCCGTATCGACGGCCGCTGGCGGTACGAGCCCGAGGGGCGGACCCTCATCGGCGACGGCGGCCAGACGACGGGCGGAGCGCGGTACCAGGTCAGCAGCCTGGTGGTGGAGCCGACGGCGGCGCAGCTCGCGTCGGCCGGGCTGCCCCCGGCGGACCTGACCCTGGAGTACACCGAGGTGCCGGCGTCCCTGCCGGACGTGGTGGCGGAGACCGCCGCGCAGGTCACGCAGGGCTCGGCCAACCACTACGAGCAGGCCGTGGCGTTGCAGGACTGGTTCGCGCAGAACGGCGGTTTCACCTACGACACGTCGGTGAACTCGGGCACCGGGACGGCGGCGATCGGGCGGTTCCTCAAGAACCGGCGCGGCTTCTGCGTGCACTTCTCGTTCGCCATGGCGGCGATGGCCCGGACGCTGGGTATCCCGGCACGGGTCGCGGTGGGCTTCACTCCGGGGACGACGCAGGCGGACGGGTCGGTCTCGGTGGGGCTGCGGGACGCCCACGCCTGGCCGGAGCTGTACTTCCAGGGCGTGGGGTGGACGCGCTTCGAGCCGACCCCCACGCGGGGCTCGGTGCCCTCGTACACGGTGCCCCAGGCACCCACCGGGTCCACCGACACGTCGGCCGCTCCGACCGCTTCGGCCTCGGCGCAGCCCTCGGCCGCCCCGTCCGCCTCGGAGAGCTGCTCGGCGCTGGTGCGCAAGGAGGGTGCCTGCGGGCCCTCGGCGGCACCGGTCGCCGCGAACACGGCCGGGCCGGGGTTCCCGCTGGGCACGGTGGCCCTGGTGGCGCTCGGCGTGGTGCTGGTCGTGCTGCTCCCGCTGTCGCCGCTGCTGTGGCGGACCCGGCAGCGGCGTCGCCGGCTGTACGGGTCGGGCGGGCGGACTCCCGCGGACGCGGCGGCGAGAACGCTGGCGGTCTGGCGGGAGGTCACGGACACGGCCTGGGACCACGGGATCGTCCCGGACGAGGCGCTGACCCCGCGCCGGGCCGCCGAGCGCGTCGTGCGGCTGGGCGGGCTGGAGGGTGAGGCCGCTGCGGCCCTGCACCGGGTGGCGGGAGCCGTGGAGCAGGTGCTGTACGCGCCCCGGGCGCAGCAGCCCGCCCGGCTGTCCGAGGACGCGGTGCTGGTACGGGCGGGGCTGGCCGCCCGCGCGGGCCGGCCGGCGCGGCTCCGGGCCGCGCTCGCTCCCCGCTCGGCCGTCCGGGTGGTGTGGGCGGTCTCGGAACGCCGGACGGCGCTGGCGGGACGGTTCGCGGAGCGGATGGCGGCGGCCGGCCGCTCCCTCCGCCCGTCCCGGTCCCGGGGCTGA
- a CDS encoding FtsB family cell division protein codes for MNRPAAPLKGRAARLAGLMPSGPSNAARTPFMLLVVVLLGGGLISLLLLNSALNEGSFRLSELRKQTTDLTDEEQALQRDVDGYSQPDALERRARELGMVPGGSPAFLNPDGTVRGVPAEVTAEPDPEPTPTPAATDEPAPDEEPRATGDPQAAGAAGSEESASPAESAPPTPVPSAASSSPAASANPTEPIAATTTPTSPGR; via the coding sequence GTGAACCGGCCGGCCGCGCCGCTGAAGGGACGCGCCGCCCGCCTCGCCGGGCTGATGCCGTCGGGGCCGAGCAACGCGGCCCGCACCCCCTTCATGCTGCTGGTCGTGGTCCTCCTCGGCGGCGGGCTGATCAGCCTCCTGCTGCTGAACTCCGCGCTCAACGAGGGCTCGTTCCGCCTCAGCGAACTGCGCAAGCAGACGACCGACCTCACCGACGAGGAGCAGGCGCTCCAGCGGGACGTGGACGGTTACTCGCAGCCCGACGCGCTGGAGCGGCGGGCCAGGGAGCTGGGCATGGTCCCCGGCGGCAGCCCCGCCTTCCTCAACCCGGACGGCACGGTCCGGGGCGTCCCCGCCGAGGTCACCGCCGAACCCGACCCGGAACCCACGCCCACCCCGGCCGCGACGGACGAACCCGCGCCCGACGAGGAACCCCGGGCGACCGGGGACCCCCAGGCCGCCGGGGCGGCAGGGTCCGAGGAGTCCGCGAGCCCCGCGGAGAGCGCCCCGCCCACCCCCGTACCGTCCGCCGCGTCCTCCTCACCGGCCGCCTCCGCGAACCCGACGGAGCCCATCGCGGCGACCACGACCCCGACGAGCCCCGGCAGGTGA
- a CDS encoding DUF3040 domain-containing protein, with amino-acid sequence MPLSEHEQRMLEQMERALYAEDPKFATALEGSGLRTYTRRRVYQAVAGFLVGIALLMSGMVAQQIWISVVGFLVMLGCAVLAVTGWRRAPKPGEQPQRGAPAAGRGPRQRRSVMNRIEQRWQRRRDEQGQ; translated from the coding sequence GTGCCGCTCTCGGAGCACGAGCAGCGCATGCTCGAGCAGATGGAGCGAGCGCTGTACGCCGAAGATCCCAAGTTCGCGACAGCGCTTGAGGGAAGCGGGCTGCGTACGTACACCCGGCGACGGGTTTACCAGGCGGTCGCTGGATTTCTGGTGGGTATCGCGCTCCTGATGTCCGGAATGGTCGCCCAGCAGATCTGGATCAGCGTGGTCGGCTTCCTCGTCATGCTCGGCTGTGCCGTTCTCGCGGTCACCGGCTGGCGCAGGGCGCCCAAGCCCGGGGAGCAGCCGCAGCGCGGCGCACCGGCCGCCGGGCGCGGGCCCAGGCAGCGCCGGTCCGTGATGAACCGCATCGAGCAACGGTGGCAGCGCCGCCGCGACGAACAGGGCCAGTGA
- a CDS encoding AAA family ATPase has product MTTYDERTNLTDLTTTTERVRGSVERVIEGKPEVVRIALTVLLAEGHLLIEDVPGVGKTMLAKALARSIDCSVRRIQFTPDLLPSDITGVSVFDQQRKDFEFKPGAIFAQIVIGDEINRASPKTQSALLESMEERQVTTDGQTYALPDPFMVVATQNPVEMEGTYPLPEAQRDRFMARVSMGYPSLDAELRMLDVHGGVPPLDDLQPVAHAQDIVKLIDAVRSVYVAESVRRYTVELVQATRSHPDLRLGASPRASLHLLRAAKASAALGGRDYALPDDVQALAVPVLAHRLLPTAQAQLNRRTAEQVVAEILQRTPVPTSPDDRSAGRRVAPYPQGGPAYAPGTRRP; this is encoded by the coding sequence GTGACCACCTATGACGAGCGAACGAACCTCACTGATCTGACCACCACGACGGAGCGGGTGCGCGGGTCGGTGGAGCGCGTGATCGAGGGCAAGCCCGAGGTCGTGCGGATCGCGCTGACCGTGCTGCTCGCCGAGGGTCACCTGCTGATCGAGGACGTGCCCGGAGTCGGCAAGACCATGCTGGCCAAGGCGCTGGCCCGGTCCATCGACTGCTCGGTGCGCCGCATCCAGTTCACCCCGGACCTGCTGCCCTCGGACATCACCGGGGTGTCCGTCTTCGACCAGCAGCGCAAGGACTTCGAGTTCAAGCCGGGCGCCATCTTCGCCCAGATCGTGATCGGCGACGAGATCAACCGCGCGTCGCCCAAGACGCAGTCCGCCCTCCTCGAATCGATGGAGGAGCGGCAGGTCACGACCGACGGGCAGACCTACGCGCTGCCCGACCCCTTCATGGTCGTCGCGACCCAGAACCCGGTCGAGATGGAGGGCACCTACCCGCTGCCGGAGGCCCAGCGCGACCGGTTCATGGCCCGGGTGTCCATGGGCTACCCCAGCCTCGACGCCGAGCTGCGGATGCTCGACGTGCACGGCGGGGTCCCGCCGCTGGACGACCTCCAGCCGGTGGCCCACGCCCAGGACATCGTGAAGCTGATCGACGCGGTCCGCTCGGTGTACGTGGCCGAGTCGGTGCGGCGGTACACCGTCGAGCTGGTCCAGGCCACCCGCAGCCACCCCGACCTGCGGCTCGGCGCCTCCCCCCGGGCCAGCCTCCATCTGCTGCGCGCGGCAAAGGCGTCGGCGGCCCTCGGCGGCCGGGACTACGCGCTGCCCGACGACGTCCAGGCGCTCGCCGTACCGGTACTCGCCCACCGTCTGCTGCCCACCGCCCAGGCCCAGCTGAACCGCCGCACGGCGGAGCAGGTGGTGGCGGAGATCCTGCAGCGCACGCCCGTACCCACCTCGCCGGACGACCGGTCCGCCGGCCGGCGCGTAGCCCCGTACCCGCAGGGCGGTCCGGCGTACGCGCCCGGCACGCGGCGGCCGTGA
- a CDS encoding ATP-binding cassette domain-containing protein, producing MADEEPAATSRGAAVEVRGLGLRGPRGWAFRGVAFDAAPGTLTALAGPSGSGRTSLLLALTGRMRTAEGRASTGGYPLPGRLAAVRRITALGPVPGVSELEGALTVTEHLRERALLRSRYTGPVRALLRPRRERAAVGERITEVVKDAGLDLTALPKAGRTQARDLGRLDALRLSVALALLDEPRLLAVDDTDLGLDAADRAAAWELLRTVAARGTTVLAVCAEAPEGVPAVRTGPDTEPGTVDEKEAGDARDGSGQA from the coding sequence ATGGCGGACGAAGAACCGGCGGCCACGTCGCGCGGCGCGGCCGTGGAGGTACGGGGCCTCGGGTTGCGGGGCCCGCGCGGGTGGGCGTTCCGGGGTGTGGCGTTCGACGCCGCGCCCGGCACCCTCACCGCCCTGGCCGGCCCCTCGGGCTCGGGCCGCACCTCGCTGCTGCTGGCGCTCACCGGCCGGATGCGGACGGCGGAGGGCCGTGCGAGCACCGGCGGCTACCCACTCCCGGGCAGGCTCGCGGCAGTCCGCAGGATCACCGCGCTCGGACCGGTCCCCGGCGTCAGTGAGCTCGAAGGGGCCCTCACCGTCACCGAGCATCTGCGGGAGCGCGCCCTGCTCCGGAGCCGGTACACCGGTCCCGTCCGGGCGCTGCTCCGGCCGCGCCGGGAGCGCGCGGCGGTGGGCGAACGGATCACCGAGGTGGTGAAGGACGCCGGGCTCGACCTCACCGCCCTGCCGAAGGCCGGGCGGACCCAGGCCCGGGACCTGGGGCGGCTGGACGCCCTGCGGCTCTCCGTGGCCCTGGCCCTGCTGGACGAGCCCCGGCTGCTCGCGGTCGACGACACCGACCTGGGGCTCGACGCGGCGGACCGGGCGGCGGCCTGGGAGCTGCTGCGCACCGTCGCCGCCCGGGGCACGACCGTGCTCGCGGTGTGCGCCGAGGCCCCCGAGGGCGTCCCGGCCGTACGCACCGGCCCGGACACGGAACCCGGCACCGTTGACGAGAAGGAGGCCGGCGATGCGCGCGACGGGTCTGGCCAGGCTTGA
- a CDS encoding DUF58 domain-containing protein, with product MADTHRGPGPRGGVAGDEADGGRGTLRAALGGLTTRGRSFLAAGIAAAICAYVLGQADLLRVGLLLAVLPLVCVAALHRTRYRVVGTRWLSPSRVPAGSEARVHLRVDNASRLPSGLLMLQDRVPYVLGPRPRFVLDRVEAGGRREVSYRVRSDLRGRYPLGPLQLRLADPFGMCELTRSFSAHDTLVVIPRTQALPPLRLTGAASGYGDGRQRSLAQAGEDDVLPRGYRHGDDLRRVHWRSTARYGELMVRREEQPQRARASVLLDTRREAFRGSGPESAFEWAVAAAASALAHLVERGFAVRLLTDEGGAMPGGGAMPGGGGSGFSGSAGSFGSSGSSGSSGSEHASAEAAGLMMDTLAVVEHSDAGGLGGAHEVLRGGHEGLLLAFLGDLDEEQVAVAAAMRRRSGAAVAFVLDGEEWAPGAGPAPATPFAERLRLLREAGWTAVPVPPGADLAQVWQRAGQPGDTQPAGGGAATGFSGGWS from the coding sequence ATGGCGGACACGCACCGGGGTCCGGGCCCCCGTGGCGGGGTGGCCGGCGACGAAGCGGACGGCGGCAGAGGCACCCTGCGGGCGGCCCTGGGCGGGCTGACCACCCGGGGGCGCTCCTTCCTGGCCGCCGGGATCGCCGCCGCGATCTGCGCCTACGTCCTGGGCCAGGCCGATCTGCTCCGGGTCGGCCTGCTGCTCGCCGTGCTGCCACTCGTCTGCGTCGCCGCGCTCCACCGCACCCGTTACCGGGTCGTCGGCACGCGGTGGCTGTCGCCCTCGCGGGTGCCGGCGGGTTCGGAGGCGCGGGTGCACCTGCGGGTGGACAACGCCTCCCGGCTTCCCTCCGGGCTGCTGATGCTGCAGGACCGCGTTCCGTACGTGCTCGGCCCGAGGCCCCGTTTCGTGCTGGACCGGGTCGAGGCCGGCGGGCGGCGGGAGGTCTCCTACCGGGTCCGCTCGGACCTGCGGGGCCGGTACCCGCTGGGGCCGTTGCAGCTGCGGCTCGCCGACCCGTTCGGAATGTGCGAGCTGACCCGCTCCTTCAGCGCCCACGACACCCTGGTGGTGATCCCCCGCACCCAGGCCCTCCCCCCGCTCCGGCTCACCGGGGCGGCCTCCGGCTACGGCGACGGGCGTCAGCGGTCGCTCGCCCAGGCGGGCGAGGACGACGTGCTGCCGCGCGGTTACCGGCACGGCGACGACCTGCGCCGGGTCCACTGGCGCTCCACCGCCCGTTACGGCGAGCTGATGGTGCGCCGTGAGGAGCAGCCCCAGCGGGCGCGGGCCTCGGTGCTGCTGGACACCCGGCGGGAGGCCTTCCGTGGCTCCGGGCCGGAGTCGGCGTTCGAGTGGGCGGTGGCCGCGGCGGCCTCCGCGCTGGCGCACCTGGTGGAGCGGGGCTTCGCGGTGCGGCTGCTGACGGACGAGGGCGGTGCGATGCCCGGTGGCGGTGCGATGCCGGGTGGCGGCGGAAGCGGATTTTCCGGTTCGGCCGGATCTTTCGGTTCCTCCGGTTCCTCGGGTTCCTCCGGTTCGGAGCACGCGTCCGCCGAGGCGGCCGGGCTGATGATGGACACCCTCGCGGTCGTCGAGCACTCCGACGCCGGCGGCCTGGGCGGCGCGCACGAGGTGCTGCGCGGCGGCCACGAGGGCCTGCTGCTCGCCTTCCTGGGCGACCTCGACGAGGAGCAGGTGGCGGTCGCGGCGGCCATGCGGCGGCGCAGCGGTGCGGCCGTCGCGTTCGTGCTGGACGGCGAGGAGTGGGCGCCGGGCGCGGGTCCGGCGCCGGCGACCCCGTTCGCGGAGCGGCTGCGGCTGCTGCGCGAAGCGGGCTGGACAGCGGTTCCGGTGCCGCCCGGGGCGGACCTCGCCCAGGTGTGGCAGCGGGCCGGACAGCCCGGTGACACCCAGCCCGCCGGTGGCGGCGCTGCGACAGGTTTCTCCGGAGGATGGTCATGA
- a CDS encoding SAV_6107 family HEPN domain-containing protein, translating to MASSSAAAAPGRRAGSPAPSPTGPPDDVHPVSRRAGAPPAALDLLAKAHAGLTEAAVLDVPNERYATAHLAALRAAAAVLAARGRPETSKRHRERIRSAWEVLPEIAPELTEWSALFASGAGRRARAEAGLPGAASRRDADDLLRDVAMFLRLVERLLRLHPALPQPRRGRPGAG from the coding sequence ATGGCCAGCTCGTCCGCAGCTGCCGCCCCGGGGCGCCGCGCAGGCAGCCCTGCCCCCTCACCCACCGGTCCGCCCGACGACGTCCACCCCGTGTCGCGCCGCGCCGGGGCCCCGCCTGCCGCCCTCGATCTCCTCGCCAAGGCCCACGCGGGCCTGACCGAGGCCGCCGTCCTCGACGTCCCCAACGAGCGGTACGCCACCGCGCATCTCGCCGCCCTGCGCGCCGCGGCCGCGGTACTCGCCGCCCGCGGCCGCCCCGAGACCTCCAAGCGCCACCGCGAGCGCATCCGCAGCGCGTGGGAGGTGCTCCCGGAGATAGCGCCGGAGCTCACCGAGTGGAGCGCACTCTTCGCCTCCGGGGCCGGGCGCCGGGCCCGTGCCGAGGCCGGTCTCCCCGGCGCGGCGAGCCGCCGGGACGCCGACGACCTGCTGCGCGACGTGGCGATGTTCCTGCGGCTGGTGGAGCGGCTGCTCAGGCTCCACCCCGCTCTCCCGCAGCCGAGGAGGGGGCGCCCCGGCGCGGGGTGA
- a CDS encoding beta-class carbonic anhydrase: MSTSAQSPSAAAPATPDAPRPGDTVTDHLVKANAQYASAFKDPGMDARPVQKVAVVACMDARIDLHAALGLELGDCHTIRNAGGVVTDDVIRSLTISQRALGTRSVILIHHTNCGLESLTEGFRHELELEVGQRPVWAVESFSDVDQDVRQSIQRVRTSPFLLHTDDIRGFVFDVTTGLLREISPAS; this comes from the coding sequence ATGTCGACTTCCGCGCAGTCTCCTTCCGCCGCCGCCCCCGCCACCCCGGACGCGCCCCGCCCGGGCGACACCGTCACGGACCACCTGGTGAAGGCGAACGCCCAGTACGCGAGCGCGTTCAAGGACCCGGGCATGGACGCCCGCCCGGTCCAGAAGGTGGCCGTGGTCGCCTGCATGGACGCGCGCATCGACCTGCACGCGGCGCTGGGCCTGGAGCTCGGCGACTGCCACACCATCCGCAACGCGGGCGGTGTGGTCACCGACGACGTGATCCGGTCGCTCACCATCAGCCAGCGGGCGCTCGGCACCCGCAGCGTCATACTCATCCACCACACCAACTGCGGTCTGGAATCGCTGACCGAGGGCTTCCGCCACGAGCTGGAGCTGGAGGTCGGCCAGCGGCCGGTGTGGGCGGTGGAGTCCTTCTCCGACGTCGACCAGGACGTGCGCCAGTCGATCCAGCGGGTCCGCACCTCGCCGTTCCTCCTGCACACGGACGACATCCGGGGCTTCGTCTTCGACGTCACGACCGGTCTGCTGCGCGAGATCTCCCCGGCCTCCTGA
- a CDS encoding methyltransferase, whose product MSDQPRPRASLRTAVVWEVLKGALDRQVKATGSDSLEVLDTGGGTGNFAVPAARLGHRVTVVDPSPDALFALERRADEAGVADRVRGVQGDILGLFEVVERGTFDAALCHGVLEYVDDPAEGVRNAVGALRPSGALSLLTAGSGGAVLARALAGHFVEARRALTDPSGRWGDADPVPHRFTADQLSGLIRDAGLDVASVHGVRVFADLVPGVLVDTEPGAMEALLKLEAAAAELPAFHSVATQLHVLGERRA is encoded by the coding sequence GTGTCGGACCAGCCGCGCCCCCGCGCCTCCCTCCGTACCGCCGTGGTCTGGGAGGTCCTCAAAGGCGCCCTCGACCGTCAGGTGAAGGCGACCGGCAGCGACAGCCTGGAAGTCCTGGACACCGGAGGCGGCACCGGCAACTTTGCCGTGCCCGCCGCCCGGCTGGGCCACCGCGTCACCGTCGTCGACCCCAGCCCCGACGCCCTCTTCGCGCTGGAGCGCCGGGCCGACGAGGCGGGCGTCGCCGACCGGGTCCGAGGGGTCCAGGGCGACATCCTCGGGCTGTTCGAGGTGGTGGAGCGCGGCACCTTCGACGCGGCGCTCTGCCACGGCGTCCTGGAGTACGTGGACGACCCGGCCGAAGGCGTACGGAACGCGGTCGGGGCGCTCCGCCCGTCCGGCGCCCTCAGCCTGCTCACCGCGGGCTCGGGCGGCGCCGTGCTGGCCCGCGCCCTCGCCGGTCACTTCGTGGAGGCCCGCCGGGCGCTCACCGACCCGTCGGGCCGCTGGGGGGACGCCGACCCGGTGCCCCACAGGTTCACCGCCGACCAGCTCTCCGGACTGATCCGCGACGCGGGTCTCGACGTCGCCTCGGTGCACGGTGTGCGGGTCTTCGCAGACCTGGTCCCCGGTGTGCTGGTGGACACCGAACCGGGCGCGATGGAGGCTCTGCTGAAGCTGGAGGCGGCCGCCGCCGAGCTGCCTGCCTTCCACTCGGTCGCCACCCAGTTGCACGTCCTGGGCGAGCGCCGGGCCTGA